A window of Nocardia fluminea contains these coding sequences:
- a CDS encoding SDR family NAD(P)-dependent oxidoreductase, with the protein MTTRTVVVTGAAGGIGRVVAERLAADGYHVVALDRQGSEREFDVTDERQWRALAATFDTPVHGLVNCAGITRRARLDEVTVADMTDAYAVNVLAPLLAIQALTPVMSPGSAIVNIGSIAALTGHYPVAYTTSKWALRGLTHTAALALGEHGIRINIVHPGFIDTPMTESAPAPFRSASIGETALARAGTADEVAGTVAFLLGADSTYLTGAEITVDGGASSHGGVKSISDALRPEPQEHK; encoded by the coding sequence ATGACAACCCGAACCGTGGTCGTCACCGGCGCCGCGGGCGGCATCGGCCGCGTGGTCGCCGAGCGGCTCGCCGCCGACGGGTACCACGTCGTCGCGCTCGATCGCCAGGGCAGCGAACGCGAATTCGATGTCACCGACGAGCGGCAATGGCGCGCATTGGCAGCCACTTTCGACACTCCGGTGCACGGATTGGTCAACTGCGCCGGCATCACCAGGCGCGCCCGCCTGGACGAGGTGACCGTTGCCGACATGACCGACGCCTACGCCGTCAACGTGCTGGCACCGCTACTCGCGATCCAAGCGCTGACACCGGTGATGAGCCCGGGCTCGGCCATCGTCAACATCGGTTCGATCGCGGCCCTCACCGGCCACTACCCGGTCGCCTACACCACCAGCAAATGGGCACTGCGCGGGTTGACCCATACCGCCGCACTGGCTCTGGGGGAGCACGGGATTCGAATCAATATCGTCCACCCGGGCTTCATCGACACCCCCATGACCGAATCGGCGCCCGCGCCGTTCCGGTCGGCGTCGATCGGTGAGACGGCGCTTGCGCGCGCGGGCACCGCCGACGAGGTCGCCGGCACGGTGGCCTTCCTCCTCGGCGCCGATTCCACGTACCTGACCGGCGCCGAGATCACCGTCGACGGCGGAGCGAGCTCGCACGGCGGCGTGAAGTCGATCTCGGACGCGCTGCGACCCGAACCACAGGAGCACAAATGA
- a CDS encoding fumarylacetoacetate hydrolase family protein, translating to MIRRNDAAAAAAVVDGDNVYPFPGGTTVLELVGAGLTAALEMGTQIQSMTTPIPVEEVTFDAPLTPPTMRDFVTFEEHVEGVRASVQGRGGVPEAWYAAPHFYFTNPHTVNGPHSEIRAPHHCAELDFELEVAAVVGRAGRDLTVEQAADHIFGYTILNDWSARDLQRLEMQVGLGPAKGKDFANTLGPVLVTADEMVPFLDTDGFLALHCTARVNGTEVGHDVLSNMGWTFPMLLAYASRDAVLAPGDVLGSGTIGNGGCLAELWGRRGRLDPPPLTAGDTVELTVEGIGTLVNTVGERASAPHAVPAPRLRARHRAEVTAP from the coding sequence ATGATTCGCCGCAATGACGCGGCTGCCGCCGCCGCTGTCGTCGACGGCGACAACGTGTACCCGTTCCCGGGTGGCACCACTGTGCTCGAGCTCGTCGGGGCCGGGCTGACCGCCGCCCTGGAGATGGGCACCCAGATCCAGTCGATGACCACACCGATCCCGGTGGAGGAGGTGACTTTCGACGCCCCGCTGACACCGCCGACGATGCGCGATTTCGTCACCTTCGAAGAACATGTCGAAGGAGTCCGCGCGAGTGTCCAAGGGCGCGGCGGTGTTCCGGAGGCTTGGTATGCGGCGCCGCATTTCTACTTCACCAATCCCCATACGGTGAACGGCCCGCACAGCGAGATCCGGGCACCGCACCACTGCGCGGAACTGGACTTCGAACTCGAGGTCGCGGCCGTCGTCGGTCGCGCGGGGCGCGACCTGACCGTCGAGCAGGCCGCCGATCACATCTTCGGCTACACGATCCTCAACGACTGGTCGGCGCGTGATCTCCAGCGTCTGGAAATGCAGGTCGGGCTCGGTCCGGCGAAGGGCAAGGACTTCGCCAACACGCTCGGCCCGGTGCTGGTGACCGCCGACGAAATGGTGCCGTTCCTCGACACCGACGGCTTCCTCGCACTGCACTGCACCGCGAGGGTCAACGGGACCGAAGTCGGTCACGACGTCCTGTCCAACATGGGTTGGACCTTCCCCATGCTGCTGGCCTACGCCTCACGCGACGCCGTGCTCGCCCCTGGCGACGTACTCGGCTCGGGCACTATCGGCAACGGCGGCTGTCTGGCCGAGCTGTGGGGACGACGCGGCCGTCTCGATCCGCCGCCGCTGACAGCCGGTGACACGGTCGAGCTCACCGTGGAAGGCATCGGCACCCTGGTGAATACGGTCGGCGAACGCGCGAGCGCGCCCCACGCCGTGCCCGCACCCCGCCTCCGCGCGCGGCACCGGGCCGAGGTGACCGCGCCATGA
- a CDS encoding VOC family protein, whose product MSDHVFTHLRHTALAVPDFDKQLDFYTNHWGLSVTATDGDVTYLAAEGSPEQYVVRIRRAAEKRLDLISFGVTDSAAVDTVAEKLGRGGATLVTEPDRLQTPGGGYGFRFFDNEGRTIEVSADVAAREHRKVEVGEAIPVRLSHVVVNSADPEATVAFYEKHFGFKVSDILMHPRMGKMMWFLRTSRWHHSLAIARGPHPALHHASFELRGLDEYMRGTGRMLRSGVEKIWGPGRHLAGNNTFSYFLDPNGNTMEYTTELESLDEDTWHPHLYDFTQPEVSDQWGTANAMDEFVAAKSFNDPDKGLFIAPPV is encoded by the coding sequence ATGAGCGATCATGTCTTCACCCACCTGCGGCACACGGCACTGGCCGTGCCCGACTTCGACAAGCAGCTCGACTTCTACACCAACCACTGGGGCCTGTCGGTGACCGCGACCGATGGCGATGTCACTTATCTGGCCGCGGAGGGCTCGCCCGAGCAGTACGTGGTGCGCATCCGCCGCGCCGCCGAAAAACGCCTCGACCTGATCTCTTTCGGCGTCACCGACAGCGCCGCGGTCGACACCGTCGCCGAGAAGCTCGGCCGGGGCGGGGCCACGCTGGTCACCGAACCGGACCGATTGCAGACGCCCGGTGGGGGATACGGCTTCCGGTTCTTCGACAACGAAGGCCGCACGATCGAGGTGTCCGCCGACGTCGCGGCTCGTGAACATCGCAAAGTCGAAGTGGGCGAAGCGATTCCGGTGCGGCTGTCGCACGTGGTGGTCAACTCCGCGGATCCGGAAGCCACTGTGGCCTTCTACGAGAAGCACTTCGGGTTCAAAGTCTCCGACATCCTCATGCATCCGCGCATGGGCAAGATGATGTGGTTCCTGCGCACCAGCCGGTGGCACCATTCGCTGGCCATCGCGCGCGGCCCCCACCCCGCGCTGCACCACGCGTCGTTCGAGCTGCGCGGCCTCGACGAGTACATGCGCGGCACCGGCCGGATGCTGCGCTCGGGCGTCGAGAAGATATGGGGCCCGGGCAGGCATCTCGCGGGCAACAACACCTTCTCGTACTTCCTGGATCCGAATGGCAACACGATGGAGTACACGACCGAACTCGAGTCCCTCGATGAGGACACCTGGCACCCGCATCTCTACGACTTCACCCAGCCCGAGGTCAGCGACCAGTGGGGCACCGCCAACGCGATGGACGAATTCGTCGCCGCGAAATCGTTCAACGACCCCGACAAGGGTCTGTTCATCGCACCGCCGGTGTGA
- a CDS encoding FAD-dependent monooxygenase, which translates to MHPHTARTVLVLGGGLAGSAAAVFLARAGLDVELVEARGRGHAIGSGITLQGNALRVLRDLGLWSDISRESWGFDTLGIRATDADGSLLAEIPDTRTGGRDLPAAVGMERPVLAEMLHDAAEKSGARLRFGVRATGFEDDGTGVDVVFDDGGSRRYDVVIGADGVRSPTRRALGIDSEPEPTGMGIWRLVCSRPASITRTDLYYGGVAHIAGYCPTGSDTMYAYIVEDTHDRSALSKAEQLEVMRALAAEYHGPWDEVRALLTDPHAVNYTRFEQHVIDGPWNRGRIVLIGDAAHACPPTLAQGGAQALEDAAVLSELLIAEPVGPQLWRKFTERRLPRAKAVVEASVQLGRWMLDHDPAADVPGLMRRIAELVATPA; encoded by the coding sequence ATGCACCCTCACACCGCCCGCACCGTCCTCGTACTCGGCGGCGGTCTCGCCGGGTCGGCGGCCGCGGTCTTCCTCGCCCGCGCCGGTCTCGACGTCGAACTCGTCGAGGCGCGTGGTCGCGGCCACGCCATCGGTTCCGGCATCACCTTGCAGGGCAACGCGTTGCGCGTGCTCCGGGATCTGGGGCTGTGGTCCGACATCAGCCGCGAGAGCTGGGGATTCGACACGCTGGGCATCCGCGCGACCGACGCCGACGGCAGCCTCCTCGCCGAGATTCCCGATACCAGGACCGGCGGTCGAGACCTCCCGGCCGCGGTCGGGATGGAGCGGCCGGTCCTGGCGGAGATGCTCCACGACGCCGCGGAAAAGTCCGGTGCGCGACTGCGTTTCGGCGTGCGTGCGACCGGATTCGAGGACGACGGCACCGGCGTCGATGTCGTCTTCGACGACGGCGGTAGCCGACGCTACGACGTGGTGATCGGGGCCGACGGTGTCCGCTCGCCCACCCGTCGCGCCCTCGGAATCGACTCCGAGCCGGAGCCCACCGGCATGGGTATCTGGCGGTTGGTGTGTTCGCGGCCGGCATCGATCACCCGCACCGATCTCTACTACGGCGGCGTCGCGCACATCGCCGGATACTGCCCTACCGGATCGGACACGATGTACGCCTACATCGTCGAGGACACCCACGATCGTTCGGCACTGTCCAAAGCCGAGCAGCTCGAGGTGATGCGCGCACTGGCCGCCGAGTACCACGGACCGTGGGACGAGGTCCGTGCGCTGCTGACCGATCCCCACGCCGTCAACTACACCCGGTTCGAGCAGCACGTGATCGACGGCCCCTGGAATCGCGGACGCATCGTGCTGATCGGCGACGCCGCCCACGCGTGCCCGCCCACCCTCGCCCAGGGCGGGGCGCAAGCGCTCGAAGACGCGGCGGTGCTCAGCGAACTCCTCATCGCCGAACCAGTCGGTCCGCAGCTGTGGCGGAAATTCACCGAGCGTCGTCTGCCGCGGGCGAAAGCGGTGGTCGAGGCCTCGGTGCAGCTCGGCCGATGGATGCTCGACCACGATCCCGCCGCCGATGTCCCCGGCTTGATGCGCCGCATCGCCGAGCTCGTCGCGACACCGGCCTGA
- a CDS encoding LysR family transcriptional regulator yields MQKPARPLANLDLNLLVTLEAVVQHESVTRAAEHLGVTQPAVSAALGRLRRHFDDDILERVGNRYRLTPFGIELRQRTRAALTGVERVFSARGTFDATDTSREYSVVTSDYTTALLGRRLAELLTAAAPHARLRILPSSPELVARAEHTLTTYDMMLVPHGFVTDLPNETVFHDDWMVVTDADHEPPTGELTAEDLQQRPWVLVYHSQTASTPAARRLRMLGIEPTRQIVTENFMTVRCLITGSDRIALIPRRLLAVPGMSEGLTAYPCPVDLGELTQAMWWHPVFTDDPEHRFLRTLIREAAQSSWVTP; encoded by the coding sequence ATGCAGAAGCCCGCTCGCCCGTTGGCGAATCTCGACCTCAACCTGCTCGTCACGCTGGAGGCCGTGGTGCAGCACGAGAGCGTGACCAGGGCAGCCGAGCATCTCGGGGTCACCCAGCCGGCGGTCTCGGCGGCGCTGGGCCGGCTGCGCCGTCATTTCGACGATGACATCCTCGAGCGGGTCGGCAACAGATACCGGCTGACGCCCTTCGGCATCGAACTTCGTCAGCGCACCAGGGCCGCGCTGACCGGCGTCGAGCGGGTGTTCTCCGCTCGCGGTACCTTCGACGCCACCGACACCAGCCGCGAATACTCGGTGGTGACCAGCGACTACACCACGGCCCTGCTCGGCCGGCGCCTGGCCGAACTGCTCACCGCGGCCGCACCTCACGCACGCCTGCGCATCCTGCCCTCGTCCCCTGAGCTCGTCGCCAGGGCCGAGCACACCCTCACCACCTACGACATGATGCTGGTGCCGCACGGCTTCGTCACCGATCTACCCAATGAGACTGTCTTCCATGATGATTGGATGGTCGTGACGGACGCCGACCACGAGCCGCCCACCGGCGAACTGACCGCCGAGGACCTGCAGCAGCGCCCCTGGGTACTGGTCTACCATTCGCAGACCGCCTCCACCCCGGCCGCGCGCCGGTTGCGGATGCTCGGCATCGAACCGACGCGCCAGATCGTCACCGAGAACTTCATGACCGTCCGCTGCCTGATCACCGGCAGTGATCGGATCGCGCTCATCCCCCGCCGCTTGCTCGCGGTTCCCGGGATGAGCGAGGGTCTCACGGCCTATCCGTGTCCGGTCGACCTCGGCGAGCTGACCCAGGCGATGTGGTGGCATCCGGTGTTCACCGACGATCCCGAGCACCGCTTCCTGCGCACGCTGATCCGGGAAGCGGCCCAAAGCAGCTGGGTGACACCGTAA
- a CDS encoding helix-turn-helix transcriptional regulator, with translation MDDPARCQSKEVSLRSLRDVVDGPLVDIAARLSRCLAERWPHLALVIFTRECSGRPRKVAGPAEIVDRIAIAELEALKATLGPGDSRADEAVLAGVRRWVWVVRDRCDTLLVLMPRQREPVPLQQELVAVFGMVATSISQQVAQASPDYLAESRAASAARARAISELTAAHEAVLAGLLVTLRAPGLDDAQARAAATSAASEALIALRSGEATDRALSEEPPAAAFERLHRELEPLLHRRTITAEFEAPPVDGRRLPGEIAHGARAMTQSAVLVFTAQPDLERLRIAWTSDSDRLVVDIRDSAAGQLDTTALTRSLEGRARTLRAELDIEVVPGWGSRVRVRIPLDPPVAAVEQAELNALNRREREVLARVAAGMRNRAIADDLGIAESTAKFHVAGLLKKLAVSSRGEAAVIGIRAGLTATFD, from the coding sequence GTGGATGACCCAGCGAGATGTCAGTCGAAGGAAGTGTCGCTGCGGAGTCTGCGGGATGTGGTCGACGGTCCGCTGGTGGACATCGCGGCGCGGCTGTCGCGGTGTCTGGCCGAGCGCTGGCCGCATCTGGCGCTGGTGATCTTCACGCGCGAATGTAGCGGGCGGCCGCGCAAGGTCGCCGGTCCGGCCGAGATCGTCGACCGGATCGCCATCGCCGAACTCGAGGCACTGAAGGCCACCCTCGGGCCCGGCGATTCCCGCGCTGACGAGGCGGTGCTCGCTGGCGTGCGGCGGTGGGTGTGGGTGGTCCGTGACCGCTGCGACACGCTGCTGGTGCTGATGCCACGCCAGCGCGAACCGGTGCCGCTGCAACAAGAACTCGTAGCCGTTTTCGGCATGGTGGCGACCTCGATCAGCCAGCAGGTAGCCCAGGCCAGTCCCGACTATCTCGCGGAATCGCGGGCCGCGTCGGCAGCCAGAGCGCGGGCGATCAGCGAGCTGACCGCAGCGCACGAGGCGGTGCTCGCCGGTCTGCTCGTCACGCTGCGCGCGCCCGGTCTCGACGACGCTCAGGCCAGAGCCGCCGCGACATCGGCAGCGTCCGAGGCGTTGATCGCGTTGCGCTCCGGCGAAGCCACCGATCGCGCGCTGTCGGAGGAACCACCGGCGGCGGCGTTCGAGCGGTTGCACCGCGAGCTCGAGCCGTTGCTGCACCGCCGGACGATCACCGCGGAGTTCGAGGCGCCGCCTGTCGACGGGCGGCGACTACCGGGGGAGATCGCCCACGGCGCCCGGGCCATGACGCAATCGGCGGTACTGGTCTTCACGGCACAACCCGACCTCGAGCGCCTGCGCATCGCCTGGACCTCCGACTCGGACCGGCTGGTTGTCGACATCCGTGACAGTGCGGCCGGACAGCTCGACACCACCGCGCTGACCCGGAGTCTCGAGGGTCGGGCGCGGACGCTGCGCGCGGAACTCGACATCGAAGTGGTGCCGGGCTGGGGGAGCCGGGTGCGCGTGCGGATTCCGCTCGACCCGCCGGTGGCCGCCGTCGAACAGGCGGAACTGAATGCACTGAACCGGCGCGAACGCGAAGTACTGGCCCGCGTCGCCGCGGGAATGCGGAACAGGGCGATCGCGGACGACCTCGGAATCGCCGAGAGCACAGCCAAGTTCCACGTCGCGGGCCTACTGAAGAAGCTCGCCGTGTCCTCGCGTGGCGAGGCAGCCGTTATCGGAATTCGAGCCGGCCTCACGGCGACCTTCGACTGA